The Pongo abelii isolate AG06213 chromosome 20, NHGRI_mPonAbe1-v2.0_pri, whole genome shotgun sequence genome window below encodes:
- the LOC100431843 gene encoding elongation factor 1-beta-like, with product MLFRLFSMGRLQLARSLSAAPQLSDTADTVGFGDLKSPAGLQVLNDYLADKSYIEGYVPSQADVAVFEAVSGPPPANLCHALRWYNHIKSYEKEKTSLPGVKTALGKYGPADMEDTTGSGATDGKDDDAADLFGSDDEESEEAKRLREEHLAQYESKKAKLEECVRSMQADGLVWGSSKLVPVGYGIKKLQIQCVVEDDKVGTDMLEEQITAFEDYVQSMDVAAFNKI from the coding sequence atgctttTTCGTCTCTTCAGCATGGGGCGCCTACAACTTGCGCGCTCTCTTTCTGCTGCTCCCCAGCTCTCGGATACAGCTGACACCGTGGGTTTTGGAGACCTGAAAAGCCCCGCCGGCCTCCAGGTGCTCAACGATTACCTGGCGGACAAGAGCTACATCGAGGGGTACGTGCCATCACAAGCAGATGTGGCAGTATTTGAAGCCGTGTCCGGCCCACCGCCTGCCAACTTGTGTCATGCCCTACGTTGGTATAATCACATCAAGTCTTACGAAAAGGAAAAGACCAGCCTGCCAGGAGTGAAGACAGCTTTGGGCAAGTATGGTCCTGCTGATATGGAAGACACTACAGGAAGTGGAGCTACAGATGGTAAAGATGATGATGCTGCTGATCTCTTTGGATCTGATGATGAGGAGAGTGAAGAAGCAAAGAGGCTAAGGGAAGAACATCTTGCACAATATGAATCAAAGAAAGCCAAATTAGAGGAGTGCGTCAGAAGCATGCAAGCAGACGGTTTAGTCTGGGGCTCATCTAAACTAGTTCCAGTGGGATACGGAATTAAGAAACTTCAAATACAGTGTGTAGTTGAAGATGATAAAGTTGGAACAGATATGCTGGAGGAGCAGATCACTGCTTTTGAGGACTATGTGCAGTCCATGGATGTGGCTGCTTTCAACAAGATCTAA